The DNA window tcttctgttcgaaggagaagaggcccagtttctctaatctttcactgtacagcagctcctccaaccccttaaccatcttagtcactcttctttggaccctttcaggtagtaccgtgtccttcttcatgtatggcgaccagtgctggacgcagtactccaggtgagggtgcaccaaggcctgatacagcggcatgataaccttctctgatctattcgtgatccccttctttatcattcctagcattctgtttgccctttttgctgccgccgcacattgcatggatggcttcatcgactttcctgggaggtctctccaagtaccgccccggacatcttatgttcgtgcatgagatttttgttaccgacatgcatcactttacacttatccacattgaatctaatctgccatgtcgatgccaattcctcgagcctgattatctcacgttgcagatcttcgcaatccccctgcgtcttcactactctgaataacttcgtatcgtccacaagtctgcttgcaaagctgtccgcatccgggctccatggatgatgtcacccacatgttgagaatagctgcctgctgtccctggataacacctgtgctttatagtttttaaatctttccttttggctaagtcttaataataatattgtcatttatagctaaagagacatatgatcaagaaacttttattttacttttgtgattatgataaacataccgagggcctcaaaatagtacctggcgggccactaGTTTgtgaccactggtgtagatggactggagtgagctttgatggagagtTTAGTAGTTGGCTCAAGGAACATTATTCctcaattttctattttttcctgTGTTTCATTTAGTAAGttctttgaaactttttttttttcagaagacCTTTGGTAATATTTTATAGGAACAACTAGATAAATATTTTAATCCCATTATGACATTTTTATAAGTGTCTTTTGTTaaacagtagactctcagttaaccagcacctatggggattgatagatgccagataaatgtagtttctggttgcttgagagttactattaaaaatggGCCTAACTTAtattataccccatactatgccttATTATAAACTATTCCAgaaaactaccggacatgtggtaggcaaagcgtgggcgtactcaggcatgccaagtttacacttaaatttctgccagaaaatagtaacatagtaaatgacagtagataaagacccaaattgcccatccagtcagcccaaccatacatgctccattaattatttagtttaaatgggccttttgggccagaaacccagagccctgcccagtactgtgcttagagTCTATCTAGTGGAAAgttcttattttttattatatagacttaCACCAAAAAGCATTACAATTCAACACATTACAAAGTCACAGCAGCAATTATCAAATAATACAAACCAGTCAATATCATACAAATTATACAAACACAAACTGACACTTCACTATCCCCACACCAAACCTGTACATATGAAAACGAAACAGCCCCAAACCCTGTACTTAGTTAAAACAAAAACTCAAACACTCATCCACAGGTGTCAGTGAGGCCGAAGCCGCACTTCCTTCCACAGTAGACGCCACTGCTGTTCACTcctcctttttctctctgcttctgcaaTTTGGCACACTGCCCGCACCACATCCATCACCacagtctccgtcaaagctcactccagccatcTTAACCaacccagccatcgaagccctacCCAGCCCGTCCTTAACTGAATGTGCGACAAAAGACCATGCAAGccttcccagtactggccttagttccttcaatgtatatccattattttctgattagagatcctcagtGTTCATCTGCTTGttttgtcactgttttcttcttcaccacctcctttgggagcgcattccacgcatccaccaccctctccataaagaagaatttcctaacattactcttgaatctaccacccctcaacctcaaattatgccctctggttttaccattttcctttttctggaatagatttattttcatttttattacagtatttctttgatttttttttttttttttttttgctgcttacttgagagttctggttgcttgagtttcGATTAACAGCGAGTTTACtgtattggtttttttttatattatttatattttctttGGAACCCACGAAGAATGTCTAGAGTGGGTTAGAAATTTTttccgaaacaaaaaaaaaaaaggagtggggaagggacacggtCTACCAACTtcagggacaatcaatttattgaaaatatataaatagcTAAACATACAAGAAATGCTGCAAGCCTAACAGTGTTTCTTTCAATCCTTTTTCTACTGGactcaacacggtctgtgtttcagcttgAAAAGGGGTGTATAAATGAATATGTTATCAAAAACCTACAAATCgacgtgttggggtccagtacaAAAAGGATTGAAAGACTCTCTGTTAGGCTTGCATCATTTCTTGTACAGTATGAGGGGCacaatcgaaagggatgtctaagtccgtttacgtccatctcgcaagtcgtccaaagttaaaaagagcctaagacacattttcgaaagacatccaactttttttactttttaaaatcgtctaattatatgtcctgctgatctgatcgtccaagccactaaatcgtccatctttataccacatttctgtccaactttccgtccaagtccaaaacgcctagaacaagccctgttggacgtgggaggggtctgcaaagtgatggattgaacacccagacatgccacctaaatagtggggtaccttacagggcattgctgtgaatgtcacaaaaagggtgccatggcttctcctccctacagctcccttatagatcacggtgagctccccaaaccacctccagaatcccctagacccacttatctaccaccccaatagccttatgGCTtcagagccacttatatgccagtaaaaaagggttttggggtgtatagggcagtgcacatgtttaagtatcaatgcagtgattacaggggcttatgggcatgggtcctcttctctatgggtccctaacccaccgccaagacgacttaagctgcctttgggctggacgactaggctttcctgtgccaggcggccaggtgatgatggtctggaggctgaaatataaagttgtgaataaaatttttatgggggggggttggtgatcactggggtagtgtgtgggggtctgttttatgtgtttgaaatgcttatctggtgagtttagttgggtttttgtgacttagaccaatttccgtcgatcctgggctgtataacttttggttctacatgctgtatgactaagtctaagccagcccacgtcctggCCAACTCCCGCTctcgacacacctcccgaaatgccccatttagctttggacgttgagcggcactatgaaggcctaggtcgtttagaaatacgtctaaaacctagTTTTAttttcggcacttggatgtttttgagaaatgttcgtccaagtgccgacttaggccggtgtttagacgtttttctctttcgattatgagcccctatatgTTTTGCCTATTTACATGTTCTTAATTGATTGTCCTTTAAATTGGGTGACTgtgtcccttctctttttttgttttgtattattattattatatgtggggttgtttttcctttttttgtggagtacaaattttttaaacaaatttttaCCTGCTGTAATGCATTGGGAACACCTTTACATGGTATACACATctttatatggccattcagttttATAAAAGCCCTTTTCTATGTGTAAAATAGGTTTTACACATGAAAACCTTTAATATTacaccattttttttcttaagaTGTGGATACACCTTAGATTTCTACAGAAGCATAACAGAACTGGTGCATTTATTTCAGCATAAAAATTAATCTGCCATGTATGTGTCCAATTTTCTAGTTTCAAGAGGTCCTACAACTTATGACAGCCTGCCCATATTTTAAGTACTGTATGTTGAATAATTTTGTGCTTTCTGCAGATTTGATTAACTCAATTGTTACTTCCTTTCCCAGATCATTAATGAATATGTTTATATTGAGCCAGTACTAATCTCTGTGGCATACAACTACAGTATTCAGTTCTTTCCATTGCAAGACTGATCATTCAATCCTACTGTTTACTGTCCTTTATGGAATTACCTTTCCACATGAGGAATTACATTGTAACAGAATAAGAGATAAGTGACTTATTAGAGATGAAAATCTAGCAATTATAGTATAACATGATTATTTTTAAGACACTAACTACCATCCCCCAAAGAAAGATAGTAACAGTCCTTTGAAATAAAGGTTTGCATTTGAAATTTAGCTTAGATGTAAATGATTTTAAGGATGgaaagaggattttttttttttttcaaactattTTTTCTTACACAGGAGTAAATGTAACAGAGTCTTATTTGGGTGAAAGTGTGTTTGTGGACATCTTGAAAGGCGTAAATGGAATTTCTTTTGTGGCTCCTCCCAAATGCTTTGAAAGCCTATTTTTCATACTTTGATAATTGTCTTCCCTTTTTTGCCATTAGCATGTGAACCCTAAATGCTACTTATTTTGAAGGTGGTAAGGGCTCTGTGCTAATCATATGCTAatcacatgctaatcagttagcagtTACTACTAAAGGATTAGCACTGAAATGCCCCCTCTCCACTCTCAGACATGCCTCCtccttaataaaataaaattgttagCACATTGTGTGGGCATGCAGATTGCACAAATACTGATGAAAACATCGGGTTCCATGGTAAGACCTTTTAAGATGCAATTAGCACACTAGTACttaccacagcttggtaaaaggaaccttatcaagaagggtattgcaataagaacgaaggaagtcatcctgccgctgtatcgggcgatggtgcgcccatacctggagtactgtgtccaatattggtcgctgtaccttaagaaggatatggtgatacttgagagggtccagaggagagtgacacgaatgattaagggtatggagaacttttcatacgctgaaagattagagaagctgggcctcttcaccctggaaaagcggagactcagaggtgacatgatagcgacttacaagattatgaaaggtgTAGAGAGGGACATGTTCTTCAGCGTACTAggaacaacaaaaacaagagagcactcggagaaattgaaaggggacagatttagaaccaatgctagaaagttcttcttcactcagagggtggtggatacctggaatgcgcttccggaagatgtaataggacagactacattaaAGGGTTttaaagagggactagataaattccttaaagataaggggattgaaggctacagataaaggaggacacaggagcaaaaagggcatatataaaagggaaaaaggcggttttcaggatataagggaGTAAGAATCAAagggttagacaaaagatcacttacaggtcatggacctgatgggccaccgcaggagcagaccactgggctcgatggacccttggtctgacccagcggaggcaaattcttatgtagTGTGCATTAATGATACAAAAGAATAGTATGTGGTATGAAGTCCAATAAAAGTTTTATAAGTTGGTTATGGCATGGAGTAATTATGACTCCTAGTGACCAAAATTGTAATGCAGCTGAGAAATTCCTTAACTAGAAATTGCCTCTTCTCTATTTCCCTAATCCTGACGCACATCTTACCTCTCTTTTATTTCAGTTTTAAAATATCAAAGCAAACACTCTATTTTTATATCTCTGTCAATAATGTTGAGTTTCCAAATGCATCATACATTTGGCATCTCCCACTACAACTAAAAAACATACAATCAAGTAATGAGTAATAATTTTCCTTTCAATCAGGTGGTGAGCAGATATAGGTTGTAAAGGGGGTAAGCCTCTTCTAAACAAAACCTGTTTTTAAGACACTGTCATCTGTCCATAGACCTTTCACACTTTTTATGATACCTACCATCTCttattacaattttaaaaaatgttgtttGATTAGTGCTGTTTTGCTGTGATGGAATAATCAAGCCCCTAGTTACTTAGGAGAAGGAGTATGTGTTTTTTCCCCAAACCTAACACCCCACCACTGTGTGTACCTGTAGGTATGTCAGCTCGGCATCCTCATGAGGAACAGCAGCTGCCAAGAAACTCCTTGACTAACTATCACTCTGGTGGTAAGTGGGTGCTAAGGTCAATTTCCAACCTGGTGCCGGATAACACTTTGACCAAAGAATTATTACAAATCATGGTTCTGTGAAAAAAAACCCATTTCATTCATTTCAAAGATGCTTAGTTCCTGAGGATGCAAATtgaaacatctgttcacaaaatCATGTTTGTTGCATGGGTTTGCACAGGGTTCCAGAAATAATTAAAGCAAAAATGAAATAGTTACCTGAACCATTGCCAACCACACACTACCATCTTCAACATGTGTTAATTGCTCCTTCATCAAAGATTTCATCAATATATATTAATTGCCCTTTCATACAGAGCTTTCCTAAATTAAAACtgtatatgttctctttcttctTGTAGGACCTGAAATGTTTAGTTCTAAGAGCCTTGCTTTACAAGCACAGAAAAAGATCCTAAGCAGGATGGCTACCAAAGCCATGGCAAGTATGCTCATTGATGATGCTAGCAGTGAAATCCTAGATGAACTATATAAAGCAACAAAAGAATAtaccaaaaacaagaaagaagCTCACAGAATAATGAAGGACTTGATCAAAATTGCAATCAAAATCGGGATTCTTTACAGGAATAATCAGTTCAGTAAAGAAGAGTTGGAAATTGTTGACAAGTTTAGAAAGAAGCTGAGTCAAACATCCATGACTGCGGTGAGCTTTTATGAGGTTGAATATACCTTTGATAAAAATGTTCTTGCTGAACTTTTGAATGGGTGTAAGAAACTGCTGCATGAGCTGGTGGAGCGACACCTGACTGCTCGGTCGCATGGGCGCATCGAGCATGTCTTCAGTCACTTTGCAAATGTGGAATTCCTCACTGCCCTTTATAGCCCTGATGGTGACTGCAGACCAC is part of the Geotrypetes seraphini chromosome 14, aGeoSer1.1, whole genome shotgun sequence genome and encodes:
- the TNFAIP8L3 gene encoding tumor necrosis factor alpha-induced protein 8-like protein 3 isoform X2, whose translation is MDSDSGEQSEGESLPGPEMFSSKSLALQAQKKILSRMATKAMASMLIDDASSEILDELYKATKEYTKNKKEAHRIMKDLIKIAIKIGILYRNNQFSKEELEIVDKFRKKLSQTSMTAVSFYEVEYTFDKNVLAELLNGCKKLLHELVERHLTARSHGRIEHVFSHFANVEFLTALYSPDGDCRPHLKRICEGLNKLLDERVL
- the TNFAIP8L3 gene encoding tumor necrosis factor alpha-induced protein 8-like protein 3 isoform X1 codes for the protein MDSDSGEQSEGESLPGMSARHPHEEQQLPRNSLTNYHSGGPEMFSSKSLALQAQKKILSRMATKAMASMLIDDASSEILDELYKATKEYTKNKKEAHRIMKDLIKIAIKIGILYRNNQFSKEELEIVDKFRKKLSQTSMTAVSFYEVEYTFDKNVLAELLNGCKKLLHELVERHLTARSHGRIEHVFSHFANVEFLTALYSPDGDCRPHLKRICEGLNKLLDERVL